One Elusimicrobiota bacterium genomic window, TTTCAAGAAAAATTCTTTCAAAAGATAAGACTTTTTCCTGGAAGAATATTTTGGAACCTCATGATTCATTTTATATCGGATCGGATGTCTTTTATACATATATCGTTCAAAACGGTCTTTGGAAATTAAGAATGGAGCAAAAAACCAAAGATGGTTATCTTAAAATTGCCGAACATTTAAGAAAGGCTCTTTTAGACGGTCAGTTTCCAGAAGAAATAAAAGAACAGCTTATGCAAATGATTGAATATTTCGGCCAGTCGCCGATTATCGTAAGGTCCAGCAGTCTTTTAGAAGATAGTTTCGGAAATGCTTTTGCCGGAAAATATGAAAGTATTTTTTCGGTTAACCAAGGTACTGCAGAAGAAAGGCTGAATAAATTGGAAGAATACATCAAAAGGATTTTTGCCAGCACTATGAATGAGGATGCGTTATCATATCGGCTTCAAAGAGGCCTTGATATGGCAGATGAACAAATGGCTCTTTTGGTACAAAGGGTATCAGGTTCTTATCACAAAAACTATTTTTTCCCTGATGTTGCGGGAGTGGGTATTTCTTATAACACTTTTGCCTGGAATGAAAAAATGGATCCGAAAGCTGGAATGCTTAGGATAGTTTTTGGTTTAGGAACCCGAGCGGTTAACCGGGTTGAAGATGACTATCCTAGAGTTGCAGCACTTGACGATCCTTTGTCTCGTCCGTATCATGATTCCAAATACCTAAAGCGTTTTTCTCAGCATAAAGTTGATATTTTAAATATCTCCAGCAATAATCTTGAAACTTTGGATGTTTCAAAAATATTGGAAGAATTACCTGAAACCAAAAACAAACTATTTGGAAATGAAGACACTATAGCACGCGAAAAGATGAAAGAA contains:
- a CDS encoding PEP/pyruvate-binding domain-containing protein, with protein sequence SRKILSKDKTFSWKNILEPHDSFYIGSDVFYTYIVQNGLWKLRMEQKTKDGYLKIAEHLRKALLDGQFPEEIKEQLMQMIEYFGQSPIIVRSSSLLEDSFGNAFAGKYESIFSVNQGTAEERLNKLEEYIKRIFASTMNEDALSYRLQRGLDMADEQMALLVQRVSGSYHKNYFFPDVAGVGISYNTFAWNEKMDPKAGMLRIVFGLGTRAVNRVEDDYPRVAALDDPLSRPYHDSKYLKRFSQHKVDILNISSNNLETLDVSKILEELPETKNKLFGNEDTIAREKMKELKIKGESAWNLNFDGLFSETDFKDIISKMLKNLEKEYQYPVDIEFTVNFKTDGTYFINLLQCRPLQVRGIGKKISIPSNISKEKILFETKGNFMGGNIAQKIWKIFYVNPQKYHNLPEKEKYSLARLIGKFNKTISDKERNAVILVGPGRWGTSTPSLGVPVNFSEINNISLLVEIDYESGNIQPELSFGTHFFQDLVETDISYAAVFSGVDKGYFNEKFLSNYNNVSKKYFPDQAVLNEAIEIYEFEKTNLQVLSDVVSQKMICFLG